Within the Mucilaginibacter sp. CSA2-8R genome, the region ACGGAGGCGCGCTGGTAGCCGGCGATTTGGAAACGCACGATAATATTTCGCGGGTGCTGGCTAACCGCACACAAAGTCTGGTTATTGCAGTCGACTATGCTAAACCACCTGAACATCCTTTTCCGGCAGGTATTAATGATTGCTTTTATGTATGGCATTGGATAAGGCTGCACGCTGCCAATATTGGTGGCAATAGGTTGAACGTTTTTGTTTTGGGCGATAGCGGTGGCGGACTATTTACCGCAGCCTTGCAAGTAAAATTAGCCCGGCAAAACAATAGAGCTTTACAGCCAAAGGCTTTAATACTCATCAACCCGGCAACAGACTTGCGTAATCCCGGGCATGGTATGTACGGATTGGTGACGCAATGGTACCTTAACGGCTCCGACTCCAGTAATCCGTTAGTTTCGCCGATATTAGCTAAAAACCTTTCCTCGTTCCCACCCACGTTAGTGGTAGTATGCGGCAAAGATGAACTGAAACCCCATGGAGTGAAGCTTGCCGAAAAGTTAAGAACAGCCAAAGTAAAAGTCACATTGCTTGATATTCCAAACCAGGATCATTTAGGAGGCTTGTGGGCAGCAGCGCATCCGCAAGCTAAACCTGCCATTGATGCTGCTGTTGCCTTTATCAATAAATCTACGAAACTGCAGTAAGGATTATTGATTGCTTTTAAAGTTGATAATCCTGTTAGCCATCCCTTTAAATATAAAAATATGAAATGGATACATGGCGGCCCAATACAAACGGCCAAGCAAACCATTGGGCCTGAAAGTGGCTATCTGGCTTAAAAACTTTTGCTTGCCGCGCTCCACAATTTTAAACTCCAGCCAGGCTTCGCCAGGTAATTTCATTTCGGCATAAAGCAGCAAACGCTTGTTTACCTTGTCGGCTAATAGTACTCGCCAAAAGTCGATGGCATCACCTGCCGAGATACGGTCGGAGCTGGTACGTCCGCGACGTAAGCCTACGCCGCCGAATAGTTTGTCTATAAAACCACGCAGGCGCCAAATCCAGTCCCAGTAATACCAGCCGCGCTTGCCACCAATAGACCATATGTTATTAAACACCCGTTCGGCATCGGCACTGATAGGCATTTTTACCTTATATTCGCTGGTGCCGTTTTGGGGTACCTTAACTTGGTCCATAAATTTGGACTGCAGGTAGCCGTAATTTAGCGCATCTTTCCAGCTGGAAATAATTAAGTTTTGGTCAATCTTTTCAAATGCCAGCTTTAATGATTCTTCGTAGCTCAGGCATTCATGCGGAATAATTTCCTGTATCCTATGCTCGCGGCAAATGGTTTCATTCTTCATACTGTCGACTAAGCTCTGCGCGAGCGAGTAATTGGTAGATGTGACGAAGTACAACCAGTACGAAGATATTTTGGGCGACAAAAACGGAATTGTGATGATGTACCGTTTCAACTTGCGCACTTTGGCGTAACCGAGCATCATTTGCTTAAACGAAAGAATATCCGGCCCGCCTATGTCAAATGCCTGGTTATAAGTTTCTTGGTTGAGCAAAACAGCTTCGAGATAAAAAAGCACATCTCTAATACCAATGGGCTGGCTGCGGGTATGCACCCAACGTGGCACTGTCATTACAGGCAGTTTCTCGGTCAAATCACGGATAATCTCGAAAGAGGCACTGCCCGAACCAATAATGATTGCCGCTCTTAATACGGTAAGCGCTGCTTTGCCTTCTTGCAACACATCTTCCACCCGCCGGCGCGAAGTAAGGTGTTCTGACAAATGGCCGTCGTTGCTAATGCCGCTCAGGTATATAATTTGCTTACACTCCGTGCTTTGCAGCGCCTTTACAAAATTACGTGCTGAGGTTTCTTCCAGGTTAGCAAAGTCTTTCGATTGCGCCATGGAATGCACCAGGTAATAAGCCGCATCAATATCTATAGGTATTGTCTGCATCTGTTCGGGTTGTAGTAAGTCGCCTGTCACAACTGTTACTCGCTCGCTAAAATCGCTGTTTTCATGAAAACGGCGTTTGTCGCGCACCAAACAAACTACGGTGTGCCCTTTTTCGAGCAGTTCCGGTATTAATCTCGTTCCTATATATCCGTTGGCTCCGGCTAATAATACTTTCATAGTGCTATTACAACAGCTGGGCCTTAAAAGGTGTTGATATTTAAGTAGATAAATAAAAAAGACTTTAGAGATCATTGGAGTAAAACACTGTCTTTGAAATAGCTTTGGTCATCAAGCTTACACTCAGCCGGTTGGTTGTTCAAAATCCTTTTTTAATTTTCATCTACTTGACAGGCTACCATTAGGGCCAATCTTGGTACATTCTAAGCCGTGCATAGACGTAAATTTAAAACAACGTACGCTTAAATTGTTGTAGGCATTATTTAATTGCAATTATGCTGTTTAAAACAAAAAAGATAACTGCATGACATCACGATATAGGCTGCCAACCATAACATTATAACAAAAGCTGCTCAAAATGGAGCAGCTTCACTAAGTAGAACTATTGCATGCCTATGAGCCGGGTAGCAGGTGATGTTTAGTATCTAAAAGTCTGCACCCGGTACACGCCGGGTGCTTGGTAAAACAAATTTCACAACATAGGATTTTTTGCCTGCACTATTCGCTACGTAAACTCTTCACCGGGTTTGCCAAAGATGCCTTAAGCGCCTGATAACTTACTGTTGCAATGGCAATGATGACGGTGGCCATGCCAGCCATTAGCAGCATCCACCAGCTAATTGTAATGCGGTACTCAAATTTTTGGAGCCATTGGGTTAAACTGTAAACGGATATAGGTATTGTCAAAACAATGGCTACCAATACCAGTTTCAAGAAGTCTTTAGATAGCAACATGGTTAAGCCTATTACGCTTGCCCCCAATACCTTGCGTACACCTATTTCTTTAATGCGTTGCTCGGCCGCATAAGCCGCTAAGCCAAAAAGGCCCAGGCAGGAAATAAATATGGCAAGACCGCCAAATAAGTTAGCGAGTGTGCCCAGCAATTTCTCGTTTTGAAACTTCGCTTCAAAATCGCTGTCGGCAAAATTGATGTGTGGCGGAAAAGCAGGATTAATACGTTTCAGCGTTTTATTAATAATTTCGATGTTGCTAGTAATACTTTTGGCGGGGTTAAGGCGCAGGTCAATAACATCGCCCGGACTGATGTACATCGAAATCATTGGAGATATTTTTGAATAAGGCGACCCCCATACAAAATCTTTATAAACGCCGATAACCGTAGCTGGCTGATCTCCCCATTTTATAGTTGCACCTACAACGTTTTTAAGGTGCATTACTTTGGCAGCCGTTTCGTTAATCATCACCGTTTTGCGGGCAGTATCGGCAGCATTAGATGACGAGAATTCGCGCCCCTCCAAAAGCTGTAATCCGGCTGTTTTGGTAAAATCGTTGCCGCCATGTAAAATATCAAATAAAATCTCCTGGTTATCGGCCTTACCAGGCCAGGTAACACCCCAGCTGTTGCTGCCCGATTGGGTAATACTTTGCGATAGCGTAGTACCGTTAGTAATGGCTCCGGCTTGCTTCAATTCATTAATCAAGGCGGCGCTTTGGGTTTGCAATGTGCCCTCCACCGGAATTTCGACGAGGTTGTTTTTGTTAAATCCTACAGGTTTTTCCTGGATGTATTTTAGCTGATAGTAGATACAAATGGTAGCAGTAATTAAAAATACAGCAAACGAAAACTGTATCACCACCAAAATCTTGCGTAACGACAAAGCTGAACCTCCACCTTTAAAAAAGCCTTTTAACACCTTAATAGGTTCAAAAGAAGATAAATAAAATGCTGGATAGCTGCCGGCTACAACACCGGTTAACACACCGATGCCTAATAATACTACCCACGCCACCAGGTTATTAAGCGGCAGGATAATTTGTACACCTAACAGTGTGTTAAAATAAGGTAGGGTAATGGCTACTAAGGCCACGGCAATTACAGTTGAAAGCATTGACAAAATAAGCGACTCCGTCATGAATTGCCCGATCAGCAGCGACCTGCCTGAACCTATGGCCTTGCGGATTCCAACTTCTTTCGCGCGTTCTTCAGACCGGGCAGTTGAAAGATTCATGAAATTGACACAGGCAATCAACAACAAACACACAGCCAGGGTTATAAACAGTTTAATCTGATTAATAAGCCCACCGATAACTTTACCGTCTTCAAACTGGCCGTACAAGTGCATTTCTTTAAAAGGGTACAGAAATAGTTTGTTTGTATTGCCGGGATTCTGCCGGGCAATCAGGCTTCCTAAAATACGATTGGCTTTACTGAGTGCTGATGGGTTTTTAAGTTTAACTAAAGTGCGGTTAAAATTGCTTCCCCAACCCGATGTTTTTGCCCAAGTATTAGCAGCTTCAAATTGAACCCAGGGCATAATACAATCAAAGTGATAAGTGGAGTTGGCAGGCGGATTGGCAATAACGCCGGTTACCGTTAATTGTGTTTGGTTATTACGGGTGATGATTTTGTTAATCGGGTCTTCGTTTTTAAAAAGCGCTTTGGCCAGGCTTTCGGTTATAACAATAGCATTGGGCGAATTTAAAGCTGTTTGAGAATTCCCTTTAATAAATGTGTATGAAAGGACATTGAAGAAACCGTTGTCGGCAAACATACCAGCCTTTTTCAAATGCTGATTATTGTAAGTCAGCAAACCCATGCCGCCATAGTCAACCACTCTTACGGCCTCGGCAACTTCGGGTATTTCATTTTTAATAAAGGTTGATGCCAGCCTTGGGGTAGACGAAAACGTGTATATTTTGCCGTCGCCCGACTGGTTGTTTTCAACAATGTATACTTTTTCAATCTCCTTAAACTGTTTATCAAAGGTAAGGTGATAGTTTACATATAGCATGAGTAACAGGCAACTTGCCATACCCAAAGCCAGGCCGCCAATGTTGATGAGTGAAAATCCTTTATATTTTACAATATTACGCCAGGCTATCTTTAAGTAGTTCTTAATCATACTGATGGATTGATGAAGTAAAATTTATAAAATCCATGCCATTGCTTTAAGTGTTTGCCTGTCAATTATTTATGCATATATCTTGTATAATATATGTACGAATACGTACAGTGTAAGCACTGTAGTGATACAGCGCCGGCCACCTTCTTTCAAATAAAAATGCTGCAGAACAAGAATAGGACCGCTGATATTGACGCAACTTCGCCTAAGTCAAAATATTTAACCTTGTTCGCTGTGTTTTTGCAGTGCCTCGGCCGGTTCATCGGTAATGATGGTGCTTTTAGTGTTTGCACTGTCGTCAATGAAAAAGTAAAGGATGTAACCCATAATAACTCCAGCAACAAGTCCGCCAATGTGTGCAGCATTGTCAATACCTCCGGAGATGCCTACTAAAAGGTTGATACCGATAAACAAGGCATTATTCAGCAACATAGGCTTTTTTAAACCAGCGTCAAATTTATTGGTTGTTGCCAGAGCGGTTAATACTCCGTACAAACCAAAAATAGCACCGGATGCACCTACACTTAAGGTTGCAGCGTGCCACCAAATACTGGCCAGACTTGCAGCCAGGCCACATACTAAGTAAGAAATCACGTATTGAGTTTGATTTAATATTGACTGAAGGAACGCAGATACTAACAGCAACCCGTACATGTTAAACAACAGATGCATTATTCCGCCATGCATAAACACGTTAGTAAATAACCTCCACCATTGTCCATCCAGTACAGCCGGCCTATAGTTTGCGCCCCAGTTATAAAGATCTGGCCCATTAACTGAAATAAACCCGAAACCGGCAAACACCATGGCCAGAAAAACAACGATGTTTAGCGTAACGATGACAATGGGTGCAGATGAGGTCCGGCGTAAATTAGCTAACGATAATAGGCTATAAAAGTAGCGGAGTTGATGATTTAAACTATATTTCGGCAACTTTTTGATTTGTAAGTAGTCGATTTTTGGAAACATCAGCATGAAAAAGAAAATTGCTGATCCGATAGTTATTGAGTAAAATATCCAGGCTAACTTGTTACCGTTTCGGGCTGCAAAGGGTTCATTTTTTGCCTCTAAAATTACAGGATCAATGATCTTAAGCTGGGGTACTGATTTGATAGCAGATATAAATCCTTTTCTGCGGTCATTATTACCTATTTTGTCCAGGTATACAAAACTGTCAAGATTTGCTTCGTCAAACTCTTTTTGCACCTCAGCGCCAAAGTCCTTAAATGCCTGTTCCTTCTCCTCGTCACTACTGCGATTACTGAGACCCTTGCTATACTCTGTTCCGAGCCAGGCTTTAATTTTTATAGAGCTTGACTGTGAACTATCAATATCATTTGGTGCTTTGGGTAAAATAGGGCAAACAACGTCAATGTAAAAATTTAAGTGCTCGTCGTTTTTTCCACTTACTTCTGCACGTCTGTGCACCAATACATGCTGCTTATCTATGTAATGCGTTTTAACCACATAATATTTAGTTGGATGCTGACTGTCCATCTCGCCGACATTGCCGATTTTAGTGAGTTTGCCAGCAGCGGTGCTCAAATACAGCTGGGCAATAATGGTTGGAGCAAGCATTAACAGGTAAGCAACTGAGTTGTATAAAAAAGGAAGATTATCTTTCTTGTCTCGTAGAATTAACAGCTTTATTCGTGGCCTTATCCAGAGGTAAGCCGCGATGAGAGCCAAACCGCCAGGCAACCAAAAGAAAACAAGATCTTCGTTAAGCGCCAAAACCTCATACCGGAATACCAAAAGCCAAGTAAACAGGGAGTAACTGACGATAAAACTTAGGGCAACGATTAAAACGGGAAGATAAATTAATTTTATCTTGACAAGAAGATTCTGAAACATTGTGGATGTCAATTGTAAAGCTTAGGCGATAAATGGTTGTTATTTAATGGTAAATCTAAACATTTAGCTGATAAAGAAACCCCGATAGCCAATAAGTTTCGCAAATAGTTTTCACAGCTTATCGAAAGCAGTTTCTGTAAACGGTATAACCATCATCAAGCCCCAGTCAAGTAAATTGTCTCATCAACATTGTTTGAGGCCACCTGATGTTTATTTATTTAAATTACTGAAAACTATAGTTATCAATAAATTTCGTTTCAAGCGGTAAGATAACAGTGCGTTCCGGAGGTTAGTTGTTTTTTGCTGTTCAGAACAATAAAGTGCTTTTGCAGGTTATCAAGTTCATAAAACGCTAATATGAAAAACGCAGAAGAAAACGAGTTGTATTCCGCCGTACGCTATGATAATTTTGGTGGCCGCGAAGTATTATATATTGCGCAATTGCCTAAACCAGCCCCCGGCCCCGGAGAGGTGCTGATAAAAGTAAAAGCCGCAGGCATAAATCCCGGCGAAGCTTCGATT harbors:
- a CDS encoding alpha/beta hydrolase, with translation MMHKILTTLLIALAISNAFGQQGSPTAQDIRAGIAGEITSFKILPQKVVRVKNQTLWTGTDSVRIRMYYGSAKQNLPIIYNIHGGALVAGDLETHDNISRVLANRTQSLVIAVDYAKPPEHPFPAGINDCFYVWHWIRLHAANIGGNRLNVFVLGDSGGGLFTAALQVKLARQNNRALQPKALILINPATDLRNPGHGMYGLVTQWYLNGSDSSNPLVSPILAKNLSSFPPTLVVVCGKDELKPHGVKLAEKLRTAKVKVTLLDIPNQDHLGGLWAAAHPQAKPAIDAAVAFINKSTKLQ
- a CDS encoding SDR family oxidoreductase, translating into MKVLLAGANGYIGTRLIPELLEKGHTVVCLVRDKRRFHENSDFSERVTVVTGDLLQPEQMQTIPIDIDAAYYLVHSMAQSKDFANLEETSARNFVKALQSTECKQIIYLSGISNDGHLSEHLTSRRRVEDVLQEGKAALTVLRAAIIIGSGSASFEIIRDLTEKLPVMTVPRWVHTRSQPIGIRDVLFYLEAVLLNQETYNQAFDIGGPDILSFKQMMLGYAKVRKLKRYIITIPFLSPKISSYWLYFVTSTNYSLAQSLVDSMKNETICREHRIQEIIPHECLSYEESLKLAFEKIDQNLIISSWKDALNYGYLQSKFMDQVKVPQNGTSEYKVKMPISADAERVFNNIWSIGGKRGWYYWDWIWRLRGFIDKLFGGVGLRRGRTSSDRISAGDAIDFWRVLLADKVNKRLLLYAEMKLPGEAWLEFKIVERGKQKFLSQIATFRPNGLLGRLYWAAMYPFHIFIFKGMANRIINFKSNQ
- a CDS encoding ABC transporter permease encodes the protein MIKNYLKIAWRNIVKYKGFSLINIGGLALGMASCLLLMLYVNYHLTFDKQFKEIEKVYIVENNQSGDGKIYTFSSTPRLASTFIKNEIPEVAEAVRVVDYGGMGLLTYNNQHLKKAGMFADNGFFNVLSYTFIKGNSQTALNSPNAIVITESLAKALFKNEDPINKIITRNNQTQLTVTGVIANPPANSTYHFDCIMPWVQFEAANTWAKTSGWGSNFNRTLVKLKNPSALSKANRILGSLIARQNPGNTNKLFLYPFKEMHLYGQFEDGKVIGGLINQIKLFITLAVCLLLIACVNFMNLSTARSEERAKEVGIRKAIGSGRSLLIGQFMTESLILSMLSTVIAVALVAITLPYFNTLLGVQIILPLNNLVAWVVLLGIGVLTGVVAGSYPAFYLSSFEPIKVLKGFFKGGGSALSLRKILVVIQFSFAVFLITATICIYYQLKYIQEKPVGFNKNNLVEIPVEGTLQTQSAALINELKQAGAITNGTTLSQSITQSGSNSWGVTWPGKADNQEILFDILHGGNDFTKTAGLQLLEGREFSSSNAADTARKTVMINETAAKVMHLKNVVGATIKWGDQPATVIGVYKDFVWGSPYSKISPMISMYISPGDVIDLRLNPAKSITSNIEIINKTLKRINPAFPPHINFADSDFEAKFQNEKLLGTLANLFGGLAIFISCLGLFGLAAYAAEQRIKEIGVRKVLGASVIGLTMLLSKDFLKLVLVAIVLTIPISVYSLTQWLQKFEYRITISWWMLLMAGMATVIIAIATVSYQALKASLANPVKSLRSE
- a CDS encoding rhomboid family intramembrane serine protease, yielding MLAPTIIAQLYLSTAAGKLTKIGNVGEMDSQHPTKYYVVKTHYIDKQHVLVHRRAEVSGKNDEHLNFYIDVVCPILPKAPNDIDSSQSSSIKIKAWLGTEYSKGLSNRSSDEEKEQAFKDFGAEVQKEFDEANLDSFVYLDKIGNNDRRKGFISAIKSVPQLKIIDPVILEAKNEPFAARNGNKLAWIFYSITIGSAIFFFMLMFPKIDYLQIKKLPKYSLNHQLRYFYSLLSLANLRRTSSAPIVIVTLNIVVFLAMVFAGFGFISVNGPDLYNWGANYRPAVLDGQWWRLFTNVFMHGGIMHLLFNMYGLLLVSAFLQSILNQTQYVISYLVCGLAASLASIWWHAATLSVGASGAIFGLYGVLTALATTNKFDAGLKKPMLLNNALFIGINLLVGISGGIDNAAHIGGLVAGVIMGYILYFFIDDSANTKSTIITDEPAEALQKHSEQG